The Roseofilum capinflatum BLCC-M114 genome contains the following window.
TCCTGACTCCAGTTGCGATAATGGTCGCATTGGTGGCTGATTAGAAATCCCCAGAGTTTTTCTTCTAGGGCGATAGGAATTACGAGATTGGACTTGATGTGATACTGGGCTAATCGGTCGAGATGGCAGGGGGTATAGCCAGCCCTGTCCACATTAGGGACAGCAATGGAGCGATCCTTAGTTAGGTTACTAAAACAAGAGTCGGCGATCGTATGGCCGAAGACGGAGGGCCATTGAGGATCGACGGATTCAGCAATGATGTGCCCTTGGCCCTTGCCTTGAAATTCACACACTACCACGCGATCGCACCCTAAAAGCCTCCTCACTTCCGAGACAGCCACCTCTAAAACCTCTTCTAGATCCAAGGACTTACGAATCCGGTTGGCAATATCGGCCACCACTTGCTCCCGCTCCCGTTGCGCTTCCAAAGCAGCCGTTCTCGCTTGCACTTGGGCTTCGAGTTCAGCGTTGCGCCTCTGCAACAGAGACAGTTTTTCTGCCTCTAGATGGTTAACTTTACCTTCTAAGACTTCCACCAATTTGTAGAGTTCTAAGGGATTTAGAGCCTGTAACAGGCTAGTTTGAGTCACAATTCCCAACAGTTCTCCATCCTCGCGTGTCACCACCACTCTCCGGATAAAATATTGCTCCATCATTTGCTGTACCCTCCAGAGAGAATCTTGGGGTTTAACCGCAAAAATGGGGCTGCTCATTAAGCTCTGAGCCATGTAGTCTTGCAGATGGGGATAGAAACTATGAAATTGAACCAAATCTCGCTCGGTAATCATGCCCACAGGAACATTGAGGGAACCGCTAGAAGTCTCACGAGATTCTACGATCGCCACAGAACTCACCCGGTGGTTGGCCATCAGTTGGGAAATCTGCAATAGAGAAGTCTGAGGAGCCGCACAAATTACCTGGGGACTCATCACTTCTTGGACTTCTCGCAGACGCAATAGATCGATAGGGCAAGAGATCTGGCGTAAGCTTTCATGGGTGATTAGACCTGCTAGGTGGTTTTGGGCATCGAGAATGGGGAGATGGCGAATCCGGTGCTGTTTGAGCAAGTTAATGGTAAAAAAC
Protein-coding sequences here:
- a CDS encoding CBS domain-containing protein, with the protein product MLNPATDLTPTELKSAIVRHPLVVAPNANVREAISKMSAAHLCCHTTRTQDTQRNQLHLEVLSSCVIIIDNQKVIGILTERDVVRLLAQGQPLSYLRVEQVMSPSVVTLKEEELTDLFFTINLLKQHRIRHLPILDAQNHLAGLITHESLRQISCPIDLLRLREVQEVMSPQVICAAPQTSLLQISQLMANHRVSSVAIVESRETSSGSLNVPVGMITERDLVQFHSFYPHLQDYMAQSLMSSPIFAVKPQDSLWRVQQMMEQYFIRRVVVTREDGELLGIVTQTSLLQALNPLELYKLVEVLEGKVNHLEAEKLSLLQRRNAELEAQVQARTAALEAQREREQVVADIANRIRKSLDLEEVLEVAVSEVRRLLGCDRVVVCEFQGKGQGHIIAESVDPQWPSVFGHTIADSCFSNLTKDRSIAVPNVDRAGYTPCHLDRLAQYHIKSNLVIPIALEEKLWGFLISHQCDHYRNWSQEEQTLLEEIGVQLAIAIRQASTHQKLVQELRERQQAESLLIESQKRYVTLAQSLPVGVFRTDEAGQCVYVNQRWCLLAGLSEAESMGEGWMQAVHPDDRERVRNTWVHALEHHSSCELEFRLQQPDGQMCWVYAQSTVERNHEGEVIGYVSSITDISDRKHMETDLKQAQLALEELNQDREDRVAEI